In Candidatus Nitrospira nitrosa, the genomic stretch CCCAAACCGCAAAGGCCTTCATCATTTTCACCCTGCCGTTGGTGCTTCTCTCACTTATCGGCGGCACCCTCGCCGATCGCGTGAGTAAGCGGACGGTCATCATTACGATCAAAGTCGTCGAGATCCTCTTGATGGCAGCCGGTACCGTCGCACTCTGGATCAATCCAGCCGGTGGCATGCTTCCTCTGATCGTCCTCTGTGGGATGGGTGTCCACAGTGCGCTCTTTAGCCCATCGAAATATGGAATTCTTCCGGAGCTGATCCCTCATGAACGGCTGGCCGCCGGCAACGGGCTCTTGGAGCTGTGGACTTTTTCGGCCATTTTACTGGGAACTGCTGCCGGAGGCTTTCTCTTGCAGCTGGCCGGCGACCGGACGTGGCTGGCTCCGCTGGCGCTCACCATCCTGTCGGTCATCGGCCTTGTCACAGCGTTTTCCATTCCGCCGGTGGTGCCAGCCCGCACGGAGGGTGGCGTGGGCGCAACGCTCCGCATCGCATGGGAGGCAATTCGGACCGAGCGCATGTTGCGCATGGCCATTCCCATGGAAATCTGCTTCTGGACGATCGCAAGTTTGTTTATGCAAAATGTGATCGTCTATGCGAAAGCGGTGCTCCAACTCTCCGACGCGCAGTCGGGACTTCCGCTCACAGTGCTATCGGTTGGCATCGGAATCGGCGCCATATTGGTCGGCAGAATCTCACGAAACCGCGTGGAGTACGGGCTGATCCCCTTGGGTGCCATCGGGGTGTTCCTGGCGCTGTTTCTACTCGGCATCCTGAAACCTCTTCTCATGGGAACCTTCTTCTTGTTGGGAGCCCTTGGGATTTCCAGTGCGTTCATCTTCGTGTCCTTAAATGCCATTCTCCAGTGGAAATCACCGCCAGACCGGCGTGGTGCCGTGATTTCAGTTTCCAACACCTGCGTCTTCACCGGCATCCTCTTGGGCTCCCTGGCCGGGGGTTCATTGGCAAACGCCGGTCTTTCCACTACCGGCATTTTCTTGACGACGGCCGGGATGACCGTGATCGGCACACTGTGGGCGCTATGGATCTTGCCGGACACCGCCATCCGGATGATGCTCGTGATTCTGACCAACACCCTCTACCGTCTCCGAATCGTGGGACAACACCATGTTCCCCAAACCGGAGGGGCACTGCTTGTTCCCAATCATGTCTCCTTTATCGACGGGTTTCTGCTGATCAGCAGTTCGGATCGCCCCGTGCGATTTCTCGTGGATTCTCAGTATGCCGAGCTACCCATCTTCAAACCTTTCATGAAGGCGCTCGGCGTGATTCCTATCTCATCCCATGGTGGGTTGCGGATCATTCTCAAGGCGCTCCGGGAAGCGAGCTCTGCGCTTGATCGTGGTGATCTCGTCTGCATCTTCCCTGAAGGCCAGATCACCCGCACCGGAACGCTCCTGCCGTTCCGGCGAGGATTCGAACGGATCGTCAAGGGGCGCTCTACTCCAATTATTCCAGTCCACTTGGATCGCGTGTGGGGCAGCATCTTCAGCTTCAATCGTGGGAAATTTTTGTGGAAGATCCCGGAGCAGCTCCCCTACCCCGTCACCGTCTCATTTGGAGCTCCTCTGCCTCCCACGACGTCTGTCCATGAGCTGCGCGGAACGATCCGCCAGCTGGGTGAAGCCGCTTGGCAGCTGAGGAAGCCCCATCGCCGTCCACTCCATCGGGAATTTATTCGTTCGATGCGCCGTGCTCCATTCCGCCTGGCCATGGCCGACCAGAATCGCCCCCACGTCTCATCGTTGCAAGCCTTAATCGGGTCAATTGTCCTGGCGAGAACCCTTCGCCCTTTTTGGAGCAAACAGGAGCGGGTCGGCGTGCTTCTGCCACCCACAGTCGCCGGTGCTTTGGTGAACGTCGCCGCTCCTCTCTGCGGCAAGACCATCGTGAATCTAAACTACACGGTCGGAAAGTCCGGATTGGAAGCCGCGGTACAACTCGCCGGACTTCGTACCATTGTGACCAGCCGTCTGTTCGTCGAGAAGGCCAAGCTTGACCTGCCGGATGGTCCATCGATCATCTGGTTGGAAGACCTCGCAAAAACGATCGGCGCGAAGCACAAACTTCAGGCGGCCTTGCTGGCCCTCTTCGCTCCCTGTCACATCATCGAACGGGCCTGCGGGCAGACCACCCCACTTACCCCTGACAGCCTAGCCACGATCATTTTCAGCAGCGGCAGCACCGGCGAACCCAAAGGCGTCATGCTCTCCCATTTCAGCGTCGACTCCAACTGCCAAGGCGCGACACAGATGCTCCATCTGTATCAAGATGAACGTGTGCTCGGCATCCTCCCCTTCTTCCATTCC encodes the following:
- a CDS encoding acyl-[ACP]--phospholipid O-acyltransferase; the encoded protein is MTTAAGPDQQPVSRSLHGLLTAQFCGAFNDNAWKLMVALLAIRQATAGMAPGPELETVAQTQTAKAFIIFTLPLVLLSLIGGTLADRVSKRTVIITIKVVEILLMAAGTVALWINPAGGMLPLIVLCGMGVHSALFSPSKYGILPELIPHERLAAGNGLLELWTFSAILLGTAAGGFLLQLAGDRTWLAPLALTILSVIGLVTAFSIPPVVPARTEGGVGATLRIAWEAIRTERMLRMAIPMEICFWTIASLFMQNVIVYAKAVLQLSDAQSGLPLTVLSVGIGIGAILVGRISRNRVEYGLIPLGAIGVFLALFLLGILKPLLMGTFFLLGALGISSAFIFVSLNAILQWKSPPDRRGAVISVSNTCVFTGILLGSLAGGSLANAGLSTTGIFLTTAGMTVIGTLWALWILPDTAIRMMLVILTNTLYRLRIVGQHHVPQTGGALLVPNHVSFIDGFLLISSSDRPVRFLVDSQYAELPIFKPFMKALGVIPISSHGGLRIILKALREASSALDRGDLVCIFPEGQITRTGTLLPFRRGFERIVKGRSTPIIPVHLDRVWGSIFSFNRGKFLWKIPEQLPYPVTVSFGAPLPPTTSVHELRGTIRQLGEAAWQLRKPHRRPLHREFIRSMRRAPFRLAMADQNRPHVSSLQALIGSIVLARTLRPFWSKQERVGVLLPPTVAGALVNVAAPLCGKTIVNLNYTVGKSGLEAAVQLAGLRTIVTSRLFVEKAKLDLPDGPSIIWLEDLAKTIGAKHKLQAALLALFAPCHIIERACGQTTPLTPDSLATIIFSSGSTGEPKGVMLSHFSVDSNCQGATQMLHLYQDERVLGILPFFHSFGYMVFWFVMSNNASMIFHPSPLDVTAIGELIRKHGITFLVTTPTFLQLYSRRCTPEQFSSVRVILTGAEKLHARLAQAVEDTFGVGPIEGYGVTECAPVIAVNCPDFRAAGYYQPASRRGTVGQPLPGVSVQIVDPDTYTPLPSGTPGMLLVKGPNVMNGYLGREDLTAQVMRDGWYITGDIAALDDDGFLTITDRLSRFSKIGGEMVPHGKVEEALHQVAGADSQVFAVTGLPDAKKGERLAVLYTLDEDRIPGIVEQLSTLGLPNLFIPARNQFVKVDALPVLGTGKLDLRGVKRIAMERLGSST